The following is a genomic window from Verrucomicrobium sp..
GGCGCGGCTCCCCCTGCAACGTCGATTACTTCGAGGGCGCCTCCCGCCGCGCCGCGGAGCGCGGCTACCGGCTGGAGCCTTTCTGGCTGGCCGCCCCCAGCATGACGCCCCGCCGCATGAGCAAGATCCTCTGGACGCGCGGCATTCCCGGCATCCTCCTGCCGCCGCAGGAGGAGCGGACCAGCCTGAACCTGGCCTGGGAGCACTTCGCCGCCGTCACCTTCGGCCACTCCCTCGTCCATCCCCGGCTCCACTTGGCCGCCAATCACGAATACCGCAGCATGGGCATCCTCTTCGAGGAACTGGTCCGGCGCCGCTACGGGCGCATCGGCCTGGTCGACCTGCGCGCGCATGACGAGCGCGTCGACCACAACTGGCTGGCCGCCTACCTCATCAAGCAGCAGGACCTGGCGGGCCAGGACCGGCTTCCGCCCCTCCTGCTGGAGGGATGGGACGAGGGGGAATTCCTGGGCTGGGTCCGGCAGCATCGGCCCGACGTGATTGTCACCAAGCTGCCCGCCGTCCTTCACGCCGTGCGCAAGGCCGGCTACCGCGTGCCGCGGGATCTCGGCGTCGCCTTCCATTCCATGGAGGAAAACGCCCCCGGCATCTCCGGGATGAAGAAGAATTCCTTCCAGGTCGGCGTCATGGCCGTCGACCTCCTCGTCGACATGCTCCATCGGGGCGAGCGCGGCGTGCCGGAGCGCCCCTCCCTCTTCATGGTGGAGGGCTCCTGGGCGGAAGGGGAGACGCTGCGGTCCGCCGCGCCGTCCCGGGCGAAAAAGTCGTCATCGCTCTTGTCAACAGTTTGACCGACGCCCGCGGTTTCCGCGGCGCCCCGGGAGGAGTAGGGTTCATCATGCAGGCCGGGCCGGAGTCCTCCGGTCGCGGCGGATCGAAGAAACAACCCCTCACCTTCCCCTTCCTATGCCCCTCCTGAGCATGAAACGGGTCCTGGCGGTCGCCCGGCAAGGCGGCTGGGCCGTGGCCGCCTTCAACCCCGTCGACTACGCCTCCATGAAGGCCATCATCCAGGCCGCCGCGGAGGCCGAGGCCCCCGTCATCGTCCAGACCTCCGCCAAGACCGTGAAATACTACGGGCACGAGGCGATCGTCGGCTGGGCCCGCGAGCTGGCCGGGGCGGTCTCCGTCCCCGTCTCCCTCCACCTGGACCACGGCAAGGACCTGAAGCTGCTGGAGCGGTGCATCGAGACCGGCTGGACCGACGTAATGATCGACGCCTCCGACAAGCCCTTCATCGAGAACCTCACCCTCACCAAGCAGGTGCTGGAAAAGGCCGCCCGCCGCGACGTGGGGGTGGAGGCGGAGGTCGGCGAGATCGGCGGCGTGGAGGAGGACATCGTGGCCGACCACGGCCGCCACGCCGACGCGGCCCAGGCGCTCGAGTTCTGCCGGGAGGCCCCCGGCCTGGCCGTCTTCGCCCCCGCCATCGGGACCGCCCACGGCGTGTACAAGAGCGAGCCGAGCATCGAATGGGACGTCCTCACCCAGATCAACGCCGGCACGCCCCTCCCCTTCGCCCTGCACGGCGGCACCGGCCTGCCGGACGTCATCATCCAGCGCGCCATCCGCCTGGGCTGCTCCAAGGTGAACATCTCCACCAACCTGAAGCACGTCTTCATCGACAGCTTCGTGGAGCACCACCAAAGGCACCCGGAGGAATACGAGCCGCTCAAGGTCCTGGAGGCCCAATACGCCGCCATGAAGGAGCTGGTGCTGGAAAAGATCCGCCAGTTCGGCGGCGCCGGGCGCGCGGCGGAGGTCAAGGCCTGAACCCAGGGAGACCCCATGGAAGCCCTCATTTTCGACTGCGACGGCGTCCTGGCCGACACGGAGCGCGACGGCCACCGCGTGGCCTTCAACCGCGCCTTCGCCGCGGAAGGCCTCGCCGTGACGTGGGACACGGCCCTCTACGGGCGGCTCCTCCTCATCGGCGGGGGCAAGGAACGGATGCGCGCCTACTTCGACGAGGCGGGCTGGCCCGTCCCCCCCGCGGAGCGGGACGCCTTCATCGGCCGCCTCCACGCGCTGAAGACCGACTTCTTCATGCAGACCATCTCCTCCGGCGAGCTGCCCGTGCGCCCCGGCATCTGCCGCATCGTGGACGAGGCCTACGCCGCCGGCGTCGTCCTGGCCGTCTGCTCCACCTCCGCGGAGCGGGCCGTGCGGGAGGTGGTCCGCCGGCTCCTGGGCCCCCAGCGGGAGGCGCGCTTCGCCGGCATCTTCGCCGGGGACATCGTGGCTAAGAAAAAGCCCGACCCCGCCATCTACCAATACGCCGCGCGGGAGCTTTCCCTCGACCCGCAGCGCTGCCTCGTCGTGGAGGACAGCCGCAACGGCCTCCTGGCCGCCCTGGGCGCGGGCATGAAATGCGTCGTCACCCAGAGCGCCTACACGGCGGAGGAGGACTTCACCGGCGCGGCCGCCGTCTACCCGGACCTGGGCGATCCCCCCGGCCGCCGCGTCTCCCTGGCCGACCTGGAACGCCACTTCACCCCAACCCCCATCCATTCATGAAAACCATCCCCCTCTCCGACGTGGAACGGGCCGTGCAGGTCATCGCCGAGACGGCCATCGCCAACGAAAGCTACTTCTCCGAACTCGACGGCCTCTGCGGCGACGGCGACTTCGGCACCTCCCTGGCCACCGGCTTCCGCGTGGTGCTCAAGGAGTGGCCGAACCTCGACCGCTCCACCGTGGGCGCCTTCCTGGGGCGCGTCGGCGTCCTCATCACCAGCAACGTGGGCGGCTGCTCCGGCCCCATCTGGGGCACCGCCTTCATCCGCGCCTCCGCCGTGGCGCGGGAGAAGAAGGAGCTCTCCCTGGAGGACGCCGCCCTCATGCTCCGCCGCGCCATCGAGGGCATCATGGCGCGCGGCGGCGCCTCCCTGGGGGACAAGACCATCCTCGACGCCCTGGAGCCCGTGGCCCAGCTGCTGGAATCCGAGGCCGCCAACCCGGACGCCGACACCGCCGGCCTCCTGGCCCGGGCCGCCGAAGCCGCCCAGTCCATGGCGGAAAAGAGCCGCCCCTGGACCGCCAAGCGCGGCCGCCAGTCCTTCACCGGCGACCGCAGCAGCGGCACCCTCGACCCCGGCATCGTCGCCGTCGGCACCGTCCTCAAAGCCCTCACCGAAGCCTTCACACCCGCAACCCGATAAACCCCGTAACCCCAAAAAAACTATGACCGCCAACGCCCCCACGTCCGTCCAGGCCTCCGCCTCCCACGGCATGAAGAAATTCGTCAACGATCCCGCCAACTTCGTCCGCGAGATGCTGGAAGGCCTGGCCCTGGCCAACCCCAAGACCCTGAAGTGGGTTCCCGAGCACAACATCATCTACCGCGCCGACGCCCCCGATCCCAAGCGCGTCTCCGTCATCCAGGGCTCCGGCAGCGGGCACGAGCCCGCCCACGTCATGGTCGTCGGCAAGGGGATGCTCGACGGCGCGTGCCCGGGCAACGTCTTCGCCGCGCCGCCCATGGAATACGTGCTGGCCTGCACCCGCCTGCTGAACTCCCCCAAGGGCGTCCTCCACCTCATCAACAACTACCAGGGCGACCGCATGTGCTGGGACATGGCCCGGGAAATGGCGGAGGCGGAGGGGATCAAGATCTCGACCGTCTTCGTCAACGACGACGTCTCCGTGGAAAACAGCACCTACACCGTGGGCCGCCGCGGCGTGGCGGGGAACTTCTTTGTCATCAAGGCCTGCGGCGCCGCCTCCGAGCAGGGCCGTTCCCTGGAGCAGATCACGGAGATCGGCAAGAAGGTCAACGATTCCGTCCGCAGCATGGGCATGGCCCTGACCGGCTGCACCCCGCCGGCCAAGGGGAAGCCGATCTTCGAGCTGGCCGACGACGAGGTGGAGATCGGCGTGGGCATCCACGGCGAGCCCGGACGGCGCCGGGAAAAGCTGCGGCCCGCCGACCAGTTCGTCGACGAGATCTTCGAGGCGGTCTCCTCCGACCTTCCCTTCAAGTCCGGCGACAAGGTGGGCCTCATGATCAACGGCCTGGGGGGCACCCCCCTGAGCGAGCTCTACGTCCTTTACCGGCGCGCGGCACAGCTCTGCCAGAAGAAGGGCTTCACCGTGGTCCGCAACTACGTGGGCAACTACTGCACGGCCCTGGAAATGGCGGGCATGTCCCTGACCCTCATCCGTCTGGACGACGAGATCGAGTCCCTCCTGGCCGCCCCGGCGGAAGTGGGCCTGCGCATCTTCTAAGCCGCAGGCGCGGAAAACAAAAAAGCCCGGCGTTAAGCCGGGCTTTTTTCGTACGATCGGAAATGGGTTGCGGGGCTAGGATTTGAACCTACTCCTTATCAAAGCGCCCCATGCAAAGCGGCCATCCCTCCAAGAGCCATCTTCCCGCAATCGACGCCCTGCGCGCAGCCGCCTCGCTGGCCGTGGTGGCGGTGCACTGCGTGGCGGCGACCGGATGGTTTTACACCGGAGGCGCGGGTCCCTTCGCCGTCGACGTCTTCGTCGTCATCTCCGGGTTCCTCATGGCTTTCCTGCACGATTTCAAAAAGGCCTCTCTGCCACGGGATGTGGGCCGCTTCTACGTCCGGCGCTTCTTCCGCATCGTCCCCCTCTATTACGCGGCGCTCCTGCTCTGCCTGCTCCTATTTCCCTTTAGCGCCGCCGACCTCCTGCTGCGCCTGTCCTTCCTCTTCGGCCTTTCCCCCGCGCACTGCGACAGCATCACCCTTTTGGACTGGAGCCTGGGACTGGAGATGCAGTTCTACCTCGTCTTTCCGCTCCTCTTCCTCACCGCCTGGTCGGGAGGCGGCTTTTTCGCCATGGCCCTCCTCACCTGCATGGCGAACCTCCTGATCGGCGCTTATCCGCACCTGCCCGGCAAGCCTTGGGGCCACTTCAACATGCCCTCCTTCCTTCCCCTCATGCTAGCCCTTTTCGGCGGCGGCATGTTCCTTGCGCGCGTGATAAAGGGAAAGGCGGCGGGAAAAGAATACGTTTGGTTTTATGCGGGAGGAATCGCCTGCCTCGTCGCCCTTCCCTTCCTTCATCTCCGTCTGGCGATGGGGCTCGTCCTCTTGCTGGCGGCGCTTTTCCGGCTACGTCCACACCTTTCCGTGTATGCAAAGATCGAAAACGCCTGCGCCAACCGGCTAACGCGCTCCCTCGCGGACTGGTCATACGCGCTTTACCTGATCCATCCGGTCACCCTGCGGCTTTTGGAAAAGAGCGGCCTGGCCCTGAAGGGATGCGTGGGGACTCTGGAGCTTTTTGCGCTGGTCCTGGCCGTGACCTATCCCGTCTGCCACCTTCTCTTCCGCTTCCTGGAACGCCCCGGCATCCGCCTGGGCCGCCGCATCGAAGCACGGATCGGCGCGTAATCGCCACGTTCATAAGATCAAAATCAGGGAAAGCGCCTAATGAAATCAAAGGCCAACTCAAATGCGCCTATGACGAGCCCTTCCGCCTGATTCAAGACGAAGATATTCCCGAGCCCTTCGCTCTCGCGGGCAGACCATGCCATCCAAGCACGAAAAAGCCGCCGGGCCTTTCCTTGGCTCCGGCGGCTGTTTCGACTATCGGAAATGGGTTGCGGGGCTAGGATTTGAACCGGCAACAAAACCGTTGTCGTTCCAAGCACTTACGACGCCAGACACCCGCATAGACACCCCTCTTCCGAACGATGCCAACCTTCACGTCTTGGCCGTCGCGTGGCCCCGCTTGTCCCCTGCCCTTCGCGAGGCGATTCTAGCGGTTGCCAGCCATTGTTTGATCGCTTATTCAAAGGCATAGTCAAGCACACTCTTCCCTAGGACTCGAACCTTGCTGCTCTCAGGATAACTTTCCATTTTCCGGTTTTTTGGGCGCTTTTTGGGTCTCGTTTGAGCGTCGCTGAAGATAATCCGAAGAAAAGCCCTTTCCCTTCCACATAACGTAAATGACGGGGTAGAGAAGAAGGTTGAGGATCGCCGAGGTGAGGACGCCGCCGACCATGGGAACGGCGATCCGCTTCATCACGTCGGCACCGGTCCCGGTGCTCCACAGGATCGGGAGGAGGCCGAAGAGAATGGCACAGACCGTCATCATCTTGGGCCGAATGCGCTGGACCGCCCCTTCCTTGACGGCCGCGAAGAGGTCAGCCATCGAGTTCATCTGCCCGCGCGTCTTCCGCTCGTCATAGGCCTGGTCCAGATAGAGGAGCATCACCACGCCGGTCTCGGCGTCGATACCCGCCAGGGCGATCAGGCCGACCCAGACCGCTACGCTCAGGTTGTAGCCCAGGAGGTAGATCAGCCAGAAGGCCCCGATCAGCGAGAACGGCACCGAGAGCATGACGATGCTCGTCTGGACCGCCGACCGGGTGTTCAGGTAGATGAGGACGAAGATGATGAGCAGGGTCATCGGGACGACGAAGAGCAGCGTCTGCTTGGCCTGCTGGAGGGACTGGAACGACCCGGCCCATTCGATGTAGGTGCCGGGCGGAAACGTCACCCTCTCGCCGATCCGCTGCTCGGCGGCCTTGACGTAGCCATCGATGTCGCTGGCCGTCGTGTCGACGAAGACAAAGCCGACGAGCTGCCCGTTCTCGCTTCGCACCTCCGGGGGGCCGCTTTCAAAGCCGACGCTGGCGACCGCCGACAAAGGAACTTGGGCACCGGACGGGGTTGGCACGGGGATCTGCTTGATCGCCTCGACGCTGTCCCGGAAATCTCGCGCGAAACGGACGCTGATCGGATACCGCTCCCGCCCTTCGACGGTCTGGGAGATCGTGTTTCCGCCGATCGCCGACTCGATCACGGTGTTCACGTCGTCGATCTTTAACCCGTACCGGGCGATGGCGTCCCGGTCGGCCGCAATGTCGAGGTAGCGGCCCCCGGTGGTTCTTTCGGCAAAGGCGCTGCGGGTCTGCGGAAGGTCGCTGAGGGCTTTCTCGATGCTGGTGGCGACGCCGTTGATCCCATCCAGGTCCTTCCCGAAGACCTTGATCCCCAGATTGGAGCGGAATCCGGTCGTCAGCATCTGCGTCCGGGTCTGGATCGGCATCCAGAAGACATTCGCCATGCCGGGGGTCTTCGTCTTCTGGTTGATCTCCTCGACGAGCTTGTCCCAGGTCATTCCCTTGGGCCACTCCTCCTTTGGCTTGAGCTGAACCGTCGTTTCGAACATCGAGAGGGGCGCGGGATCGGTCGAGGTTTCGGCTTGTCCCGCCTTCCCAAAGACCGTCTCGACCTCGGGAAAGCTCTTCAGGATGCGGTCCTGGCCCTGCAATACCTTGACCGCCTCGTCGATGGCGATGCCGGGGATGGCCGTCGGCATGTAGAGGAGATCCCCCTCATTGAGGGGAGGCATGAACTCGGAGCCCAGCTTCACGACCGGGACAGCCGTCAGGGCTAGGGCCAGCACCGACAACGCGATCGTCGTCTTGGGGAAACGGAGCACCCAGTCGACCAACGGCCGGTAGATCCAGATCAGGAACCGGTTCACCGGGTTCTCCGACTCGGGAGTGATCCGTCCGCGGATGAACCAGACCATCAGGACCGGGACCAGCGTGATGGAAAGGAGCGCCGCGAAGAACATGGCGAACGTCTTCGTGTAGGCCAGCGGCTTGAAGAGACGTCCCGCCTGCTCCTCCAGCGAGAAGACCGGCACGAACGAGACGGTGATGACCAGCAGCGAGAAGAAGAGGGGCCGCCCCACCAGCCGGGCGGCGGCGAGGATGGCCTCGACCCGCTGGCTGTTTGTCAGTTCCTTTCCGTGGTTCTCCTCCCGTGCCCGCTCCAGGAACTTGTGGGCGTTCTCGATCATGATGATCGCCGCGTCGACCATCGCGCCGATGGCGATGGCGATGCCGCCCAGCGACATGATGTTCGCGGTGAGGTGGAGGTGCTGGAACGGAATGAACGACAGGAGGATCGCCAACGGCAGCATGACGATCGCCACCAAGGCGCTGCGGAAGTGCCAGAGGAAGACGATGCAGACCAGGCTGACGATGAGGCTTTCCTCGATCAGCTTCTCCCGCAGGGTGTCGACCGAGCGATGGATCAGCTTGGAGCGGTCATAGACCGGGATGACCTTGACGCCCGGAGGGAACGACGGCGCCAGCTGCTTCAATTTCTGCTTCACCCCGTCGATCACCCGCAAGGCATTCTCCCCGTAGCGCATCACGATCACGCCGCCCACGGTTTCTCCCTTCCCATCCAGCTCGGCGGCGCCGTACCGCAGGTCGGGTCCCAGGGTGACCGTCCCCAGCTGGTTGACCAGGATGGGAGTGCCTCCGGCATCAGTCTTCACCGCGATCTTTTCGATGTCCTGGGTCGATTTGAGGTAGCCCCGGCCCCGGACATAGTACTCGGTCGTCGAGACTTCGAGAGTCTTGCCGCCTACGTCCTGGTTGCTCTTGCGGACGGCGTCGGTGACATCGTTGAGGGTGACGTGGTAGGAGAGAAGCTTGTTTGGGTCAAGGTTGACCTGATACTGCTTCACGAAGCCGCCCACGGTGGCGACCTCCGATACCCCCTTCACGCTGGCGAGCGCGTAACGGAGGGTCCAATCCTGGAAGCTGCGGAGCTGCGCCAGGTTGTTTTGCCCGGTTTCATCGACCAGGGCGTACTCGTAGACCCAGCCGACGCCGGTGGCGTCGGGACCGATGG
Proteins encoded in this region:
- a CDS encoding acyltransferase, whose translation is MQSGHPSKSHLPAIDALRAAASLAVVAVHCVAATGWFYTGGAGPFAVDVFVVISGFLMAFLHDFKKASLPRDVGRFYVRRFFRIVPLYYAALLLCLLLFPFSAADLLLRLSFLFGLSPAHCDSITLLDWSLGLEMQFYLVFPLLFLTAWSGGGFFAMALLTCMANLLIGAYPHLPGKPWGHFNMPSFLPLMLALFGGGMFLARVIKGKAAGKEYVWFYAGGIACLVALPFLHLRLAMGLVLLLAALFRLRPHLSVYAKIENACANRLTRSLADWSYALYLIHPVTLRLLEKSGLALKGCVGTLELFALVLAVTYPVCHLLFRFLERPGIRLGRRIEARIGA
- the dhaL gene encoding dihydroxyacetone kinase subunit DhaL; translation: MKTIPLSDVERAVQVIAETAIANESYFSELDGLCGDGDFGTSLATGFRVVLKEWPNLDRSTVGAFLGRVGVLITSNVGGCSGPIWGTAFIRASAVAREKKELSLEDAALMLRRAIEGIMARGGASLGDKTILDALEPVAQLLESEAANPDADTAGLLARAAEAAQSMAEKSRPWTAKRGRQSFTGDRSSGTLDPGIVAVGTVLKALTEAFTPATR
- the dhaK gene encoding dihydroxyacetone kinase subunit DhaK, whose amino-acid sequence is MTANAPTSVQASASHGMKKFVNDPANFVREMLEGLALANPKTLKWVPEHNIIYRADAPDPKRVSVIQGSGSGHEPAHVMVVGKGMLDGACPGNVFAAPPMEYVLACTRLLNSPKGVLHLINNYQGDRMCWDMAREMAEAEGIKISTVFVNDDVSVENSTYTVGRRGVAGNFFVIKACGAASEQGRSLEQITEIGKKVNDSVRSMGMALTGCTPPAKGKPIFELADDEVEIGVGIHGEPGRRREKLRPADQFVDEIFEAVSSDLPFKSGDKVGLMINGLGGTPLSELYVLYRRAAQLCQKKGFTVVRNYVGNYCTALEMAGMSLTLIRLDDEIESLLAAPAEVGLRIF
- a CDS encoding CusA/CzcA family heavy metal efflux RND transporter; translation: MIEKITDWSGKNRFLVIILIFLGAVWGVTALRQTALDAIPDLSDVQVIIYTDWEGRSPSLVEDQITYPISSKFISAPKVKFVRGESMFGKSFVYVIFEDGTDIYWARSRVIEYLNSVRGSLPDGVNPTIGPDATGVGWVYEYALVDETGQNNLAQLRSFQDWTLRYALASVKGVSEVATVGGFVKQYQVNLDPNKLLSYHVTLNDVTDAVRKSNQDVGGKTLEVSTTEYYVRGRGYLKSTQDIEKIAVKTDAGGTPILVNQLGTVTLGPDLRYGAAELDGKGETVGGVIVMRYGENALRVIDGVKQKLKQLAPSFPPGVKVIPVYDRSKLIHRSVDTLREKLIEESLIVSLVCIVFLWHFRSALVAIVMLPLAILLSFIPFQHLHLTANIMSLGGIAIAIGAMVDAAIIMIENAHKFLERAREENHGKELTNSQRVEAILAAARLVGRPLFFSLLVITVSFVPVFSLEEQAGRLFKPLAYTKTFAMFFAALLSITLVPVLMVWFIRGRITPESENPVNRFLIWIYRPLVDWVLRFPKTTIALSVLALALTAVPVVKLGSEFMPPLNEGDLLYMPTAIPGIAIDEAVKVLQGQDRILKSFPEVETVFGKAGQAETSTDPAPLSMFETTVQLKPKEEWPKGMTWDKLVEEINQKTKTPGMANVFWMPIQTRTQMLTTGFRSNLGIKVFGKDLDGINGVATSIEKALSDLPQTRSAFAERTTGGRYLDIAADRDAIARYGLKIDDVNTVIESAIGGNTISQTVEGRERYPISVRFARDFRDSVEAIKQIPVPTPSGAQVPLSAVASVGFESGPPEVRSENGQLVGFVFVDTTASDIDGYVKAAEQRIGERVTFPPGTYIEWAGSFQSLQQAKQTLLFVVPMTLLIIFVLIYLNTRSAVQTSIVMLSVPFSLIGAFWLIYLLGYNLSVAVWVGLIALAGIDAETGVVMLLYLDQAYDERKTRGQMNSMADLFAAVKEGAVQRIRPKMMTVCAILFGLLPILWSTGTGADVMKRIAVPMVGGVLTSAILNLLLYPVIYVMWKGKGFSSDYLQRRSNETQKAPKKPENGKLS
- a CDS encoding HAD-IA family hydrolase, whose amino-acid sequence is MEALIFDCDGVLADTERDGHRVAFNRAFAAEGLAVTWDTALYGRLLLIGGGKERMRAYFDEAGWPVPPAERDAFIGRLHALKTDFFMQTISSGELPVRPGICRIVDEAYAAGVVLAVCSTSAERAVREVVRRLLGPQREARFAGIFAGDIVAKKKPDPAIYQYAARELSLDPQRCLVVEDSRNGLLAALGAGMKCVVTQSAYTAEEDFTGAAAVYPDLGDPPGRRVSLADLERHFTPTPIHS
- a CDS encoding LacI family DNA-binding transcriptional regulator; this encodes MEASPFSNPGRPTIRDIAQAAGCHYSTVSLALHDHPRIPSETRVRIRKIAEDLGYAPDAALSALCAYRERKRPRPEQAVLAWLTNYHTEDGWRGSPCNVDYFEGASRRAAERGYRLEPFWLAAPSMTPRRMSKILWTRGIPGILLPPQEERTSLNLAWEHFAAVTFGHSLVHPRLHLAANHEYRSMGILFEELVRRRYGRIGLVDLRAHDERVDHNWLAAYLIKQQDLAGQDRLPPLLLEGWDEGEFLGWVRQHRPDVIVTKLPAVLHAVRKAGYRVPRDLGVAFHSMEENAPGISGMKKNSFQVGVMAVDLLVDMLHRGERGVPERPSLFMVEGSWAEGETLRSAAPSRAKKSSSLLSTV
- a CDS encoding class II fructose-bisphosphate aldolase, encoding MPLLSMKRVLAVARQGGWAVAAFNPVDYASMKAIIQAAAEAEAPVIVQTSAKTVKYYGHEAIVGWARELAGAVSVPVSLHLDHGKDLKLLERCIETGWTDVMIDASDKPFIENLTLTKQVLEKAARRDVGVEAEVGEIGGVEEDIVADHGRHADAAQALEFCREAPGLAVFAPAIGTAHGVYKSEPSIEWDVLTQINAGTPLPFALHGGTGLPDVIIQRAIRLGCSKVNISTNLKHVFIDSFVEHHQRHPEEYEPLKVLEAQYAAMKELVLEKIRQFGGAGRAAEVKA